In Acholeplasma equirhinis, the following proteins share a genomic window:
- a CDS encoding GGDEF domain-containing protein has product MTLKAFFQTAFTNSNDLFENNKEAIHNYNKQIVPKMFVVSIIALIIPLLFSIFKQSMLETLPAYLITFGLVCLIFIIFKVRKSQQFPLVFAYLFGFVYYGLFFYLSIIRFSDRPAGTLLTFFVIVPLIVIDKSSRVNLFTILLFVIHLIHAYVFKGIDLGTTDFVNTVTSLMLGILFGRIFLITRLKTFEIQRQLNIEKEMDFLTKLYNRRKLYQDLKTLNESNIHDVAIMMFDVDYFKEYNDTHGHLIGDKCLEELGRTLLSLQVKYDTTFYRFGGEEFVGIGPNMTKYGLLKLAEELRTSLKTFNVPNNKISISVGISIVKINPNNTIDDYLTEADQALYQAKAKGRDRVEVFIPPIN; this is encoded by the coding sequence ATGACTTTGAAAGCTTTCTTTCAAACTGCATTTACCAATTCAAATGATTTATTTGAAAATAATAAAGAAGCGATTCATAATTATAATAAGCAAATTGTACCAAAAATGTTTGTTGTATCGATCATCGCTTTAATTATTCCGCTTTTATTTTCAATATTTAAACAAAGCATGTTGGAAACTTTACCAGCTTATTTAATTACTTTTGGATTGGTATGTTTAATTTTCATTATATTCAAAGTGAGGAAGAGTCAACAATTCCCACTTGTTTTTGCTTACCTTTTCGGATTTGTTTATTATGGGTTATTTTTCTATTTAAGCATTATTAGATTTAGTGATCGACCTGCAGGTACACTTTTAACTTTCTTTGTTATTGTACCGTTGATTGTCATCGATAAATCTAGTCGAGTTAATTTATTTACAATTTTACTATTTGTGATTCATCTTATTCATGCATATGTGTTTAAAGGAATTGATCTTGGCACCACAGATTTTGTGAATACAGTAACGAGTTTAATGTTAGGTATTTTATTTGGGCGTATTTTCTTAATAACCAGATTAAAGACATTTGAAATTCAGCGTCAACTGAATATTGAAAAAGAAATGGATTTTTTAACCAAACTATATAATAGAAGAAAACTATATCAAGATTTAAAAACTCTCAATGAATCAAATATACATGATGTAGCAATTATGATGTTTGATGTTGACTATTTTAAAGAATACAATGATACACATGGTCATTTGATTGGAGATAAATGCTTAGAAGAACTGGGTCGAACATTATTAAGCCTACAAGTTAAATACGATACGACTTTTTATCGATTTGGTGGAGAAGAATTTGTTGGTATCGGACCGAACATGACTAAATATGGTCTTTTAAAACTAGCAGAAGAATTAAGAACATCGTTAAAAACATTTAATGTACCAAATAATAAAATATCGATTAGTGTTGGTATATCTATTGTTAAAATCAATCCAAATAATACAATTGATGATTATTTAACTGAAGCAGACCAAGCGCTATATCAAGCTAAAGCCAAAGGTAGAGATCGTGTGGAAGTATTTATTCCACCGATTAACTAG
- a CDS encoding GyrI-like domain-containing protein: MEINAIKLPEIAIIGKAGLCTKERNIVMELWEEANSHFEEVAALAMKEVDGSFIGFWGAMSDESMSFMPWSDNFSRGYYLAGIEVSKDVEAPMGWTKWILPERTYLKVLVESGEYTELFDEIINKIIPDRNLRLSGAICDYTEPKTSKNYLLCPVENI, encoded by the coding sequence ATGGAAATCAATGCCATAAAGTTACCTGAGATTGCGATTATTGGAAAAGCAGGTTTATGTACGAAAGAACGTAATATTGTGATGGAACTTTGGGAAGAAGCTAATTCACACTTTGAAGAGGTTGCAGCACTTGCAATGAAGGAAGTAGATGGTTCATTTATAGGCTTTTGGGGTGCTATGAGTGACGAATCCATGTCATTTATGCCTTGGTCAGATAATTTTTCTCGAGGATATTATTTAGCAGGTATTGAAGTTTCTAAAGATGTTGAAGCACCGATGGGTTGGACTAAATGGATTTTACCCGAAAGAACATATTTGAAAGTGTTGGTTGAGTCTGGTGAATACACAGAATTATTTGATGAGATCATAAATAAAATTATTCCAGATAGAAATTTGAGACTTAGTGGTGCTATTTGTGACTATACTGAACCAAAAACGTCAAAGAATTATTTGCTTTGTCCTGTTGAAAATATATAG